Proteins from one Candidatus Margulisiibacteriota bacterium genomic window:
- a CDS encoding MBL fold metallo-hydrolase codes for MPSEVLDALRPNTWENLKRASPGQQKEWIQRNFKELLKTLLSLGDEGNGFWNTIGYACINNNLYQEAEAIYDELIRKLQKQHKSLGLPAYFRGIAHFLQGRFQDAYGDFKLSHQSDLQTKNFNSPSTQAIAYMEETLFPTREMIKQNQLKLVRDLNTPRALGRVIGPNVLRTIHKWNSASPLYSRGISQGGGYFLTLKNGRGEIKGIAVDPGYDFFNIFRDLGMGIADIDAIIITHDHDDHTESVEGILSLLAKYNDHNEQRKSKVLDIFGSAGVLLKFHGLLSATDPGGNREINYKLLIPGAEVAEVEGASLLDKYGFTISAKSAHHTERWTNQESAVGLVIHTNIPYRGGEKMSIGITGDTRYEVGLGKEYRDCQVILLNIGSVEKEEGKYLKQHLGMLGCINLLKEARLGKPALAILTEFGEEFSGRREIISRIIENWAQPMEGVKARDLRVVPADVHLEIKLDDLSIRETDTDIFFPYNMIKVDETDPEILKYKFNG; via the coding sequence ATGCCCTCCGAGGTGCTCGACGCGCTCCGGCCCAATACCTGGGAAAATCTGAAGCGCGCCTCGCCCGGCCAGCAAAAAGAGTGGATCCAGCGTAACTTCAAGGAGCTGCTCAAGACCCTCCTCTCTCTGGGCGACGAAGGGAACGGTTTCTGGAACACGATCGGCTACGCCTGCATCAACAACAACCTCTATCAGGAAGCGGAAGCGATCTACGACGAACTGATCAGGAAGCTGCAGAAACAGCACAAGAGCCTGGGGCTGCCGGCCTATTTCCGCGGTATCGCCCATTTTCTGCAAGGCCGTTTCCAGGATGCGTACGGCGACTTCAAGCTCTCGCACCAGTCCGACCTGCAGACCAAGAACTTCAATTCCCCCTCCACCCAGGCGATCGCCTACATGGAAGAAACCCTGTTCCCCACCCGGGAAATGATCAAGCAGAACCAGCTGAAGCTGGTCCGCGACCTGAACACGCCGCGCGCGCTCGGCCGGGTGATCGGGCCCAACGTCCTGCGGACGATCCACAAGTGGAATTCCGCCAGCCCCCTCTATTCCCGCGGCATCTCGCAGGGCGGCGGTTATTTCCTGACGCTGAAGAACGGCCGGGGCGAGATCAAGGGGATCGCCGTCGATCCCGGTTACGATTTTTTCAATATCTTCCGCGACCTGGGAATGGGGATCGCCGACATCGACGCGATCATCATTACCCACGACCACGACGACCACACCGAATCGGTCGAAGGGATCCTCTCCCTCCTGGCCAAATACAACGACCACAATGAACAGCGCAAAAGCAAGGTGCTCGACATCTTCGGCTCGGCCGGCGTGCTGCTCAAGTTTCACGGCCTGCTCTCGGCCACCGACCCGGGCGGCAACCGGGAGATCAATTACAAACTGCTGATCCCGGGCGCGGAGGTCGCCGAGGTGGAAGGGGCGTCGCTCCTGGACAAATACGGGTTTACCATTTCGGCCAAGTCCGCCCACCACACCGAACGCTGGACCAACCAGGAATCGGCGGTCGGCCTGGTCATCCATACCAACATCCCTTATCGCGGCGGGGAAAAAATGAGCATCGGCATTACCGGCGATACCCGCTACGAGGTGGGCCTCGGCAAGGAATACCGCGATTGCCAGGTCATTCTCCTTAATATCGGCTCGGTCGAGAAAGAGGAAGGCAAATATTTGAAGCAGCACCTCGGCATGCTCGGCTGCATCAATCTGCTGAAAGAAGCGCGGCTGGGCAAGCCGGCCCTGGCGATCCTGACCGAGTTCGGCGAAGAATTCTCCGGCCGGCGCGAGATCATCAGCCGGATCATCGAGAACTGGGCTCAGCCGATGGAAGGGGTCAAGGCGCGCGACCTGCGAGTGGTGCCGGCCGACGTTCATTTGGAGATCAAGCTGGACGACCTGAGCATCCGGGAGACCGACACCGACATTTTCTTCCCCTACAACATGATCAAGGTCGACGAAACCGACCCGGAAATATTAAAATATAAATTCAATGGTTAG
- a CDS encoding acylphosphatase: MLKRAEATFFGRVQGVGFRFTAENVANAYKLTGFVRNLPDGSVEVVVEGEEGEIKSFLATINEELDNYIEKYKLNWFPPTAEYKRFTIQSF, translated from the coding sequence ATGCTTAAACGGGCGGAGGCCACTTTTTTCGGCCGGGTCCAGGGGGTCGGTTTTCGTTTTACGGCCGAGAATGTTGCCAATGCTTATAAATTGACCGGGTTCGTCCGTAACTTGCCGGATGGGAGCGTTGAGGTAGTGGTCGAAGGGGAGGAGGGAGAGATCAAGTCTTTTCTGGCGACAATTAACGAAGAATTGGATAACTATATCGAGAAATACAAGCTCAACTGGTTCCCGCCGACGGCTGAATATAAACGGTTCACTATCCAGTCATTTTAG
- a CDS encoding flavin reductase family protein codes for MSKTKYPLDKVYRLLGSGPTVLISSSLNGKPNVMTIAWTIPLDFDPPLIGCCIGDQNYTFRIVKKTKEFVINIPGAKLAKKVVACGSVSGRKIDKFKKVGLTPVPASKVKAPLVQECFANLECKVVDARMAGQYNLFIVKVVAAWLDKGAEKTPTLHHVTGHRFKIGRE; via the coding sequence ATGAGCAAAACCAAATATCCCCTGGACAAAGTCTACCGGTTGCTCGGTTCCGGGCCGACGGTCCTGATCAGCTCCAGCCTGAACGGCAAGCCGAACGTGATGACGATCGCCTGGACGATCCCGCTCGATTTCGACCCGCCGCTTATCGGCTGCTGCATCGGCGACCAAAATTACACGTTCCGGATCGTTAAAAAGACGAAAGAGTTCGTCATTAACATACCGGGCGCCAAACTGGCGAAGAAGGTGGTCGCTTGCGGCAGCGTCTCCGGCCGCAAGATCGACAAGTTCAAAAAGGTCGGTTTAACTCCCGTGCCGGCGTCCAAGGTCAAGGCGCCGCTGGTGCAAGAATGTTTTGCCAACCTGGAATGCAAAGTGGTGGACGCAAGAATGGCCGGCCAATACAACCTTTTTATCGTGAAAGTGGTCGCCGCCTGGCTGGACAAGGGAGCGGAAAAAACGCCGACCCTGCACCATGTTACCGGGCACCGGTTCAAGATCGGACGGGAATAA
- a CDS encoding UDP-N-acetylmuramoyl-L-alanyl-D-glutamate--2,6-diaminopimelate ligase: MIQYDSRKVKPGDTFVAIPGLKRDGADFVPQAIASGATTIVAEQKIAVPEGVNFELVPSARQALAYLSAKYYDFPSTKLKLIGVTGTKGKTTVCFLVRSILNKAGFKTGLIGTITHGMTTPESADLQAELARLVNEGYTHCVLEVSSHALAQERVHGCKFAVAIFTNLAHDHLDYHKTMAEYLTAKKKLFEMLDNEATAIINVDDPASAAVMGVVKGEVVPFGIDQARHELRSTKHNEFDTEVAAVQIRDKEMTVKLNTTEIRTPLIGTHNVYNIAAAWQCGVTFGIRPAILKEGIEAVKVIPGRQEEVACGQPFRVVVDFAHTPDSLQKLLETYRPLTKGKLRLVFGCPGDRDREKRPLMGEIAARLADQVIVTTDDPHSEDPQRIIQEIVAGHESRVASCLDRKEAIVQALKSAEKGDIVLIAGRGHEQYQDFNGRQVPLDDKTVVRELLVGQRQV; encoded by the coding sequence ATGATCCAATACGATTCCCGGAAAGTAAAACCCGGCGACACGTTCGTGGCCATTCCCGGCCTGAAGCGCGACGGCGCGGACTTCGTGCCGCAGGCGATCGCCAGCGGCGCGACAACGATCGTGGCCGAGCAAAAGATCGCGGTCCCCGAGGGGGTCAATTTCGAGCTGGTCCCTTCGGCCCGGCAGGCGCTGGCCTATCTCTCGGCCAAATACTACGACTTCCCGTCGACCAAGCTGAAACTGATCGGTGTCACCGGGACCAAAGGGAAAACGACGGTCTGTTTCCTGGTCCGGTCGATCCTGAACAAGGCCGGGTTCAAGACCGGCTTGATCGGGACCATTACCCACGGGATGACGACCCCCGAGTCGGCCGACCTGCAGGCCGAATTGGCCAGGCTGGTCAACGAAGGTTACACGCACTGCGTTCTCGAAGTTTCCTCCCACGCGCTGGCCCAGGAACGGGTCCACGGCTGCAAGTTCGCCGTCGCCATCTTCACCAACCTGGCGCACGATCACCTCGATTACCATAAGACGATGGCGGAGTACCTGACCGCCAAGAAAAAGCTGTTCGAGATGCTCGATAACGAGGCGACCGCCATCATCAATGTCGACGACCCGGCGAGCGCCGCGGTCATGGGAGTGGTCAAGGGGGAGGTTGTCCCCTTTGGGATCGATCAGGCCCGTCATGAGCTCCGGAGCACCAAGCATAATGAGTTTGATACGGAGGTTGCCGCGGTCCAAATTCGTGACAAAGAGATGACGGTCAAACTTAACACGACCGAGATCAGGACACCGCTGATCGGGACCCACAATGTCTACAATATAGCCGCCGCCTGGCAATGCGGAGTTACTTTTGGTATCCGTCCGGCTATTCTCAAGGAAGGGATCGAAGCGGTCAAGGTCATTCCCGGCCGCCAGGAAGAGGTTGCTTGTGGCCAGCCCTTCCGGGTGGTCGTTGACTTTGCCCACACGCCGGACAGTCTGCAGAAACTGCTGGAGACTTACCGGCCATTGACCAAAGGGAAACTGCGCCTGGTTTTCGGTTGTCCCGGGGACCGTGATCGCGAGAAACGACCGCTGATGGGGGAGATCGCCGCGCGGCTGGCCGATCAGGTTATCGTTACTACCGATGATCCGCATAGCGAGGATCCGCAGAGGATCATCCAGGAGATCGTTGCGGGGCACGAGTCGCGGGTCGCGAGTTGCCTTGACCGGAAGGAAGCAATTGTCCAGGCCTTGAAGTCAGCCGAAAAGGGCGATATTGTCTTGATCGCGGGCCGGGGACACGAGCAGTATCAGGATTTTAACGGCCGCCAAGTGCCGCTGGACGATAAAACGGTGGTCCGGGAGCTACTCGTAGGTCAGCGGCAGGTTTAA